One Rhodococcus jostii RHA1 DNA segment encodes these proteins:
- a CDS encoding DUF2637 domain-containing protein, with the protein MNDLSIRAARIQLRALIAALIVAIAIAVGITTGAFVLSFAVQRDLALQAGIPHYLTWIFPAIVDGAILGATIAIVALSKINGSATGKHFFLWLAVVVVFISVFGNAYHAYRAGEAAARSVAAGIELGYTPLTPTGASLIAVIPPLLVLAFTHGVGILIKAIGTAHTEYIAVVRNTRDREQRDEDITDYRTAVAESMPASERNSGEIAGLVAPSVAQVPNVASDSHVAHVPSVAPDSHVAHVPNVAPDPGVASDSDVAPRIAQPVASAPDVVQRFAHPDPQVADTATADGSSTLDDSREAAAAGPEDATDVADAVQPTEANPDDVTDVATLTEERVARNALEDSQEPFVLPDEAQTIENLLDFIDTCADFEPVVKETARLRIIEQHSYAEIATLTRAKAASTAMRRFDKVAQRAVDAGFRTPPLPELEDAADGRNAATLDPQYTLVGAP; encoded by the coding sequence ATGAACGACCTTAGTATCCGAGCAGCACGAATCCAGCTCCGCGCCCTGATTGCCGCCCTAATCGTTGCGATCGCCATTGCGGTCGGCATCACCACCGGAGCATTTGTGCTGTCGTTCGCCGTGCAACGCGACCTCGCATTGCAGGCCGGCATCCCGCACTACCTCACCTGGATCTTCCCCGCCATCGTCGACGGCGCAATCCTCGGCGCAACGATTGCCATCGTTGCGCTGAGCAAGATCAACGGCAGCGCAACGGGGAAGCATTTCTTTCTCTGGCTCGCAGTGGTCGTCGTCTTCATCAGCGTCTTCGGCAACGCCTACCACGCCTACCGCGCCGGGGAAGCCGCTGCGCGGAGTGTTGCGGCGGGCATCGAACTGGGATACACCCCATTAACTCCGACCGGCGCATCGCTCATTGCAGTCATCCCGCCACTCTTGGTCTTGGCTTTCACTCACGGTGTCGGAATCCTCATCAAAGCCATCGGCACCGCCCACACCGAATACATAGCGGTCGTTCGAAACACCCGCGACCGCGAACAGCGAGACGAGGACATCACCGACTACCGGACGGCGGTGGCGGAGTCGATGCCGGCATCCGAACGCAACAGCGGCGAAATTGCGGGTCTCGTTGCTCCGAGCGTTGCGCAGGTCCCCAACGTTGCGTCGGACTCCCACGTTGCACACGTCCCGAGCGTTGCGCCGGACTCCCACGTTGCACACGTCCCTAACGTTGCGCCGGACCCCGGCGTTGCATCGGACTCCGACGTTGCGCCGCGCATTGCGCAGCCTGTTGCATCGGCCCCCGACGTTGTGCAGCGCTTCGCTCATCCCGATCCGCAGGTCGCCGACACCGCAACAGCAGACGGCTCCTCGACACTCGACGACAGCCGTGAGGCCGCCGCGGCCGGACCCGAGGATGCCACTGACGTTGCAGATGCCGTACAGCCGACCGAAGCGAACCCAGATGACGTCACCGACGTTGCAACCCTCACCGAGGAGCGCGTTGCACGCAATGCGCTGGAGGACTCGCAAGAGCCCTTCGTGTTGCCGGACGAGGCGCAGACCATCGAGAACCTCCTCGACTTCATCGACACGTGCGCCGACTTCGAGCCTGTAGTGAAGGAGACGGCCCGACTGCGAATCATCGAACAGCACAGCTACGCGGAGATCGCCACGCTCACGCGGGCCAAGGCAGCCAGCACCGCAATGCGCCGGTTCGACAAGGTGGCGCAACGCGCCGTCGACGCCGGGTTCCGGACGCCCCCGTTGCCGGAACTCGAGGACGCGGCGGACGGACGCAATGCGGCAACGCTCGATCCGCAGTACACATTGGTCGGGGCACCCTGA
- a CDS encoding ParA family protein produces MTRKCAICNQKGGVGKTATTLGLASAISNAGGHVLIVDVDPQGNATNGVGVTITDEMLTTYDLMSRTESGTAIDAVIATPWDGVDLIPADQTLANIESDGANDLIFRLDIAFEGLDLSAYDAVLFDCPPSLGKLLFAVFCAVDGVIAVTEPTIDSVQGVTKLFETVENVQRRPNPNLAIDKIVLSRQRGTGEHRFRESELREVYGDLVARTTIPEYATRQDAHSARTPIHKFTGGKSLSLQLAYTDLLNELPIKTAGATV; encoded by the coding sequence ATGACACGCAAATGCGCGATCTGCAATCAGAAGGGGGGAGTGGGCAAGACCGCCACGACCCTCGGTCTCGCGAGCGCAATAAGCAACGCCGGCGGACACGTCCTCATTGTCGACGTCGACCCCCAGGGCAACGCCACCAACGGCGTAGGCGTCACCATCACCGACGAGATGCTGACAACCTACGACCTGATGAGCCGAACCGAATCGGGCACGGCGATCGACGCCGTCATTGCCACCCCATGGGACGGCGTCGATCTGATCCCGGCCGACCAGACGCTCGCGAACATCGAATCGGATGGGGCCAACGATCTCATCTTCCGCCTCGACATCGCCTTCGAAGGCCTCGACCTTTCCGCCTACGACGCCGTCCTCTTCGACTGCCCACCGTCGCTCGGCAAACTCCTCTTCGCCGTCTTCTGTGCAGTGGACGGGGTCATCGCAGTAACCGAGCCCACCATCGACAGCGTTCAAGGCGTCACCAAGCTCTTCGAAACCGTCGAGAATGTCCAGCGACGCCCCAACCCGAACCTGGCTATCGACAAGATCGTCCTCAGCCGACAGCGGGGGACAGGCGAACACCGATTCCGGGAGAGCGAACTGCGCGAGGTCTACGGCGACCTCGTCGCGCGCACCACCATCCCGGAATACGCCACCCGGCAGGACGCACACAGCGCGCGCACCCCGATCCACAAATTCACCGGCGGAAAATCGCTGTCATTGCAGCTCGCCTACACCGACCTTCTCAACGAACTACCCATCAAGACCGCAGGAGCGACCGTATGA